In Paenibacillus sp. 1781tsa1, one DNA window encodes the following:
- a CDS encoding phage tail sheath family protein, whose amino-acid sequence MAGGTWTTQNKVRPGVYMNFASEGSLPGTVGERGTVALALPLSWGQAGTILTVQAGEDVQAKLGYDWTAPQLLLIREALKRAQTLLLYRLNAGTKAKATLDKLTVTAQHGGVRGNDLAVVISANINDPEQLDVSTLLAGKEVDKQTSSTIEALESNAYVTFTGEGALTATASLPLTGGLDGTATNQEHADFLTKLEVLDFNTVGLISDDATLKSVYTAYIKRLRDIEGKKVQLVLSDYPAADHEGIISVKNGVVLADGTVLTPKQTVAWTAGATAGANLNESLTFRAYDDAVDVNGRLTHSETEAALRNGEFVFTASSNRAVVEQDVNTFRSITPDKARHFAKNRVVRVLDGIANDMKRIFESYYIGKVNNNEDGRSLFRSQCVTYLKQLQDIGAIQNFDSKTDITVAPGNETDSILIEIQVQPVDSVEKVYMKVKVV is encoded by the coding sequence ATGGCTGGAGGAACATGGACGACACAAAACAAGGTACGCCCCGGCGTATATATGAATTTTGCATCAGAGGGCTCATTGCCGGGTACGGTAGGAGAGCGAGGAACGGTGGCGTTGGCACTTCCATTGTCATGGGGACAAGCAGGTACAATTCTGACCGTGCAAGCAGGTGAAGATGTGCAAGCCAAATTGGGCTATGACTGGACAGCGCCGCAATTGCTACTGATCCGCGAGGCATTGAAACGGGCGCAGACCTTGCTTCTTTACCGACTCAATGCAGGGACCAAAGCCAAGGCAACCTTGGACAAACTGACAGTGACAGCCCAACACGGTGGTGTGCGTGGTAATGATCTGGCTGTTGTAATCTCAGCAAATATCAATGACCCGGAACAATTGGATGTCTCCACGTTGCTTGCGGGTAAAGAAGTGGACAAACAAACTTCATCCACGATCGAAGCTCTGGAATCCAACGCATACGTCACATTTACTGGTGAAGGGGCACTCACAGCTACAGCGTCACTTCCACTAACAGGTGGATTGGATGGTACAGCAACGAACCAGGAGCATGCCGATTTCCTCACCAAGCTAGAGGTGTTAGATTTTAATACAGTCGGTCTGATCTCAGACGATGCCACACTCAAGTCAGTCTACACAGCTTACATCAAGCGTTTGCGTGATATCGAGGGCAAAAAAGTGCAACTGGTTCTGTCCGATTATCCGGCTGCAGATCATGAAGGCATTATCAGTGTCAAAAATGGTGTTGTGCTCGCAGATGGTACCGTTCTTACGCCGAAACAAACCGTAGCATGGACTGCTGGCGCAACAGCGGGAGCTAACCTGAATGAATCCCTGACGTTCCGCGCCTATGACGATGCCGTGGATGTGAACGGACGATTGACGCATAGTGAGACAGAAGCAGCATTGCGTAATGGTGAGTTTGTGTTTACGGCGAGTAGCAACCGTGCAGTGGTAGAGCAGGATGTGAACACATTCCGTTCCATTACACCGGATAAGGCACGTCATTTTGCCAAAAACCGTGTTGTCCGTGTACTTGATGGTATCGCTAACGATATGAAACGGATCTTTGAGTCCTATTACATCGGCAAAGTGAATAACAACGAAGATGGGCGCAGTCTTTTCCGTTCCCAATGTGTCACTTATCTGAAGCAACTTCAGGATATCGGTGCCATTCAAAATTTTGATTCCAAAACAGATATCACTGTTGCTCCGGGCAATGAAACCGACAGTATTCTGATTGAGATTCAGGTCCAACCTGTGGATTCCGTTGAAAAAGTATATATGAAAGTGAAGGTGGTTTAA
- a CDS encoding phage tail tube protein, whose translation MAFLKASDTISGQEGRAYATINGQTEEMFYVKTLEATVEKQKAEVKTLGRRGVQHKATGWSGSGSMTIFYTTSRFRELMLQYMQNGVDTYFDIEVTNEDPSSTIGKQTVTLKGVNLDSVIMASLDTEAEALEEEVSFTFEDVDMPVSFNLPK comes from the coding sequence ATGGCATTTTTGAAAGCAAGCGACACGATCTCCGGCCAGGAAGGCCGCGCATACGCAACGATTAACGGACAGACGGAAGAAATGTTTTATGTGAAGACACTGGAAGCAACGGTGGAGAAACAAAAAGCAGAAGTCAAAACGTTGGGTCGCCGCGGCGTACAGCACAAAGCAACCGGTTGGTCCGGTTCGGGTTCCATGACGATTTTTTATACCACATCCCGTTTCCGTGAGCTGATGCTCCAGTACATGCAAAATGGTGTGGACACGTACTTCGACATTGAAGTGACCAACGAAGATCCTTCCTCTACAATTGGCAAACAGACGGTAACCCTCAAAGGTGTCAACCTCGACAGTGTAATCATGGCATCTCTGGATACCGAGGCGGAGGCGTTGGAGGAAGAAGTGAGCTTTACCTTTGAAGATGTCGATATGCCTGTCTCGTTCAATCTGCCGAAATAA
- a CDS encoding phage portal protein, with product MSGLSMFFAQNAATDTTEEFIVSPRFKDEKGEPVAWKLRSMTEDENQECRKSATRKIKGKNGVYTPDIDANDYMARLMSASVVYPDLKNAELQRSYGVMGAESLLRKMLLPGEFASLGEQVQKLNGFNQDMNELVDDVKN from the coding sequence ATGAGTGGATTGAGTATGTTTTTTGCCCAAAATGCAGCAACGGATACAACGGAGGAGTTTATCGTATCCCCTCGATTTAAAGATGAGAAAGGCGAGCCGGTTGCCTGGAAACTGCGCAGCATGACTGAGGACGAAAATCAGGAATGCCGCAAATCGGCTACCCGCAAAATCAAGGGTAAGAACGGTGTCTACACACCCGACATCGATGCGAATGATTACATGGCTCGCCTGATGAGCGCAAGTGTAGTTTACCCCGATTTGAAAAACGCAGAACTCCAGCGGTCATATGGCGTAATGGGGGCGGAATCGCTTTTGCGGAAAATGCTGTTGCCTGGGGAATTTGCTTCGCTGGGTGAACAGGTTCAGAAGCTGAACGGCTTCAATCAGGACATGAACGAACTGGTGGATGACGTAAAAAACTAA
- a CDS encoding phage baseplate protein — MEYYIQLSFNNRSEYIFFPVTPESIEFSDSGDGSTFNVSALGEINVIKSPKLREVSFSGIFPADYSPYHLNYDARHPAIQKQFYRDPYEYVKKIIHWMQTGRPVRLFFSSARYTINMAVSIESFDWKETAGTVGDIQYDIKLKQFIFYAAKKVVPLKDSKDTAASKTKTKASRPNEKIQPKTVILKAGDSLWSVAKAHLGDGSRWKELQKLNGIKDAQLKKLQIGLVIKLP; from the coding sequence GTGGAATATTATATTCAGCTAAGCTTCAATAACCGCTCCGAATACATATTTTTCCCGGTGACACCAGAGAGCATTGAATTTTCGGATTCGGGAGACGGCAGTACGTTTAACGTTAGCGCTTTGGGTGAAATTAACGTGATCAAGTCGCCGAAGCTGCGAGAAGTCAGTTTCAGCGGGATTTTTCCGGCAGACTACAGCCCGTATCATCTGAACTACGATGCAAGACATCCGGCAATTCAGAAGCAGTTTTACCGTGATCCCTATGAATATGTGAAAAAGATCATCCATTGGATGCAGACGGGCAGACCCGTCAGGCTGTTCTTTTCCAGTGCAAGGTACACCATTAATATGGCGGTTTCCATTGAGAGCTTCGATTGGAAGGAGACTGCGGGTACGGTGGGGGATATCCAGTATGATATCAAGCTGAAGCAGTTCATTTTTTATGCCGCCAAAAAAGTAGTACCGCTCAAGGACAGCAAGGATACGGCTGCTTCGAAAACAAAAACCAAAGCCTCCCGGCCCAATGAAAAAATCCAGCCCAAGACCGTCATACTTAAAGCAGGAGACTCCTTGTGGTCTGTAGCCAAAGCCCATCTGGGAGATGGATCTCGCTGGAAAGAGCTGCAAAAGCTGAATGGCATCAAAGATGCACAACTGAAGAAGCTGCAGATTGGACTTGTGATCAAGCTTCCGTGA
- a CDS encoding DUF2577 family protein, producing MMLDVIKKAAVAAVDAKSPVQVMYGSVTNTQPLEITVEQRLALAEPFLVLPESVVNKAWTVGDHVLLLRVQGGDSFVVLDRLVNP from the coding sequence ATGATGCTGGACGTGATTAAAAAGGCGGCGGTGGCCGCCGTAGATGCCAAGTCTCCCGTTCAGGTAATGTACGGAAGCGTCACAAACACCCAGCCTCTGGAGATCACCGTTGAACAACGGCTGGCATTGGCTGAACCTTTTCTGGTACTGCCGGAATCCGTAGTGAACAAAGCTTGGACCGTGGGTGACCATGTCTTGTTGTTACGTGTTCAAGGTGGGGACAGCTTTGTCGTGCTGGATCGGCTGGTGAATCCATGA
- a CDS encoding DUF2634 domain-containing protein — MIPQGAQISAEDQEEAAVLPSLTYVFQASGQRIGRLQLDGKDAVKQAVYKALSTRRYEHLIYSSDYGMEWSWEGMAGRSMVESELERWIREALLPDDRISDVTEFDFVHEADGVRVSFTVETDFGSFREETEVNMDV, encoded by the coding sequence ATGATCCCTCAAGGCGCGCAGATTAGTGCAGAAGATCAGGAAGAAGCTGCTGTACTTCCAAGTCTGACGTATGTGTTTCAAGCTTCTGGACAGCGAATTGGAAGACTGCAACTGGATGGAAAAGATGCGGTTAAACAGGCGGTGTACAAAGCGTTATCTACACGCCGCTACGAACATCTAATCTATTCCTCGGATTACGGCATGGAATGGTCCTGGGAAGGAATGGCCGGGAGATCCATGGTTGAATCGGAACTGGAACGCTGGATTCGCGAAGCGTTGCTTCCGGATGATCGAATTTCGGATGTAACGGAGTTCGATTTTGTCCACGAGGCCGATGGCGTACGGGTTTCGTTTACCGTGGAAACAGATTTTGGCAGCTTCAGGGAAGAAACGGAGGTGAACATGGATGTATGA
- a CDS encoding baseplate J/gp47 family protein, whose translation MYEEQTFEIILNRMLDRVPNGMDKREGSIIYDALAPAAVEMAQMYIELDVNANLKFADTASGEYLDRAVAWSGISRKPATKARWVGSFRDNEGKPVEVPLDSRFSTGDRVYVVVERIAAGRYVLECEVARAEGNEYTGALLPIDYIAGLTTAELTQLLVPGEDEETDQALYDRYQDKVSRPVTSANKYQYELWARENSGVGKAKAFPLWDGPGTVKVALLNNEMQTPAEAVIEAVQDYIDPSQDGMGEGAAPIGPVVTVVGAQEIPIDVEVQVTLASGSTYEGVKTLIETGVTAYLKELAFADPLVRWTRIANVILDIPPVIDYSDLLVNGGMSNLEIAPGAVAVLGTVKVK comes from the coding sequence ATGTATGAAGAGCAGACGTTTGAGATTATTTTAAATCGAATGCTGGACAGAGTGCCGAATGGTATGGATAAACGTGAAGGCAGCATTATCTATGATGCGCTTGCCCCAGCGGCTGTGGAAATGGCTCAGATGTATATCGAGCTGGATGTGAACGCCAATCTGAAGTTTGCGGATACAGCCTCTGGAGAGTATCTGGATCGCGCAGTCGCTTGGTCTGGCATTAGTCGGAAGCCGGCCACGAAGGCGCGTTGGGTTGGTAGTTTTCGGGATAACGAAGGGAAGCCTGTTGAGGTTCCTTTGGATAGTCGTTTTTCCACGGGGGATCGGGTGTATGTTGTTGTGGAACGCATCGCGGCAGGGCGATATGTGTTGGAATGTGAAGTCGCGAGAGCGGAAGGTAATGAATATACGGGGGCCCTGCTGCCCATCGATTATATTGCTGGCCTGACGACAGCTGAATTGACACAGTTGCTGGTTCCTGGCGAAGACGAAGAAACGGATCAGGCCTTGTATGACCGATATCAGGACAAAGTTTCCCGTCCGGTCACGAGTGCCAACAAATATCAGTATGAGTTATGGGCACGGGAAAACTCCGGGGTTGGCAAAGCGAAGGCTTTTCCACTGTGGGACGGGCCAGGTACAGTCAAAGTGGCATTGCTGAATAATGAAATGCAAACACCTGCTGAGGCGGTTATCGAGGCGGTGCAGGATTATATCGATCCATCCCAGGATGGAATGGGTGAAGGTGCTGCTCCAATCGGACCCGTGGTCACAGTAGTAGGAGCGCAAGAGATACCTATTGATGTTGAAGTGCAGGTCACGCTTGCTTCTGGTTCAACGTACGAGGGCGTCAAGACACTTATTGAAACGGGAGTTACGGCGTATCTGAAAGAACTGGCTTTTGCCGATCCGTTGGTTCGTTGGACACGTATTGCCAATGTCATTCTGGATATCCCACCGGTGATCGATTATAGTGATCTGCTGGTGAATGGTGGTATGTCCAATCTGGAGATTGCCCCCGGCGCAGTAGCTGTTCTTGGGACGGTGAAGGTGAAATGA
- a CDS encoding putative phage tail protein, with translation MSKAEVLMTLLPPLYENVLEMQLLTETEGVELDKLTVGLESVLDQFYPESATWALERYERDLQIPTNQAKPDDQRRSVIISKMRGSGKVSGSMLKNVAQAYESGGIDVSVSPEEYLIRIRFIDTWGLPPNLDDLKAAIEDIKPAHMTVEYRLRYLTIAEVESMTLDEIEQTRQDKFAGGGA, from the coding sequence ATGAGTAAAGCAGAGGTATTAATGACTCTTTTGCCCCCGTTGTATGAAAATGTGTTGGAGATGCAACTTCTTACGGAGACCGAAGGTGTTGAGCTGGACAAGCTTACGGTGGGTTTGGAAAGTGTGCTGGACCAATTCTACCCGGAGTCTGCGACTTGGGCATTGGAACGTTATGAGCGGGATTTGCAGATTCCTACAAATCAAGCCAAGCCGGATGATCAGCGAAGATCCGTAATCATTTCCAAAATGCGCGGCAGCGGCAAAGTTTCTGGCTCCATGCTCAAGAACGTAGCGCAGGCCTACGAAAGTGGCGGGATTGATGTATCCGTTTCGCCCGAAGAGTACTTGATCCGAATCCGCTTCATCGACACATGGGGCTTGCCGCCCAATCTGGACGACCTGAAGGCAGCGATTGAGGATATTAAACCAGCACATATGACCGTGGAGTACCGTCTGCGGTATTTGACGATTGCGGAGGTCGAAAGCATGACGCTGGATGAGATTGAACAGACTCGGCAGGATAAATTTGCAGGAGGTGGAGCATAG
- a CDS encoding pyocin knob domain-containing protein — protein sequence MNEPKTPNLGLNKIDRSSPSTTYFDLDKYLDQNWEKVDEGIGQVEEKTEETVAQVGSIQERLDTEKRRSVTLEPGLQIINAERASAFKLEGLKGRTLVNLLGRDGGCEDLSKIGVHQSTLTLDSANKVQGSNGLKIAINTGTSGIGFFTVSLKAGKSYVAIAEVKNFDGASMFINLPGVGAVGNPVKDNSKFNVTWTRYTAPTDIKLNIDVGVSGTAVGQYGYADAVRLYEVSTTDYAALASMSPEQVGTKFPYVNSIQPVRNPYVIRYGENLLPPFYEWEHTGHTFLETSPHTATGELVSGSMGTDAYAVTYLSVLANQDYTISNPAASTGKIRVSIYDSYTRLQGMFINPGETKTIKTVSRAIKMGVNLSGVTQYTEEFDVNKWTWTTGNKASFAYPTMTLGKVVEPLKTREDCMLALQTDLYSDPVTGLNADEVFEKNGQYHKMTKWRKIILDESLRYRSIASSSGYKIVGCTLSEPVAAFNSLVVTKYNGNVLTKNGNMSESDNAYFRITDLSDFNVSIANADSGWGDSYTPTADEIKAYFMGWKMYLGNQGDVSKPYNGETVGKAWCPLESIYMSGSSASHFTTTLPVSPTIRSAYTRYSEWKPYQLIYQLGTPTIEPITSEGQLTFNEGDNQVEVGTGMIIRESANPVYTSDVHKSYNINNYNLSAKLNSKVKKILSVYKNDVRDYWEILRFNPESEVYGLELASMPASQYDPSAYYTVTYQVQDQFSPISINGTIGVSEKSIIEQFINDSSNISRQLSVVESKNNEMELQKYADKNYLRKSSGISENQDLNGFVAEGEYYCQFNTTAETLKNCPVGVAFSLKVSKNGTQNKESIPGVTQTLITFLPVGFTTWQRNLYDIWGAWVQVPSREEFESLKSSVSDGKSAIAAAITGKGVAASGSDTYTQLATKIGQISTGPKYAKGSVYASGSVNFINYNGAQVAFNSITVTGLSFRPTRIIIRLPSQDVANTHIPITVYSASTRKATPTVGGENYNLATVVNGASGSTGHNVRVYERTGIASSYASVGDTSFIMPVPVQNNFEWEAFGV from the coding sequence ATGAATGAACCAAAAACACCGAATTTGGGGTTGAATAAGATTGACCGTTCCTCGCCATCGACAACCTATTTTGATCTGGATAAATATTTGGATCAGAACTGGGAGAAAGTTGATGAGGGTATAGGGCAAGTGGAAGAAAAGACTGAGGAAACCGTTGCACAGGTGGGTAGTATTCAGGAGCGGTTGGATACGGAGAAGCGTAGATCGGTGACGTTGGAGCCCGGATTGCAGATCATTAATGCTGAGCGTGCCTCGGCATTTAAGCTGGAAGGATTGAAGGGCCGTACGCTCGTGAATTTGTTGGGGCGTGATGGCGGGTGTGAAGACTTGTCAAAGATTGGTGTACATCAATCGACATTAACTTTAGACAGTGCGAACAAAGTGCAGGGATCAAACGGGTTGAAAATAGCGATTAATACAGGTACATCAGGTATTGGCTTCTTTACTGTATCGCTTAAGGCAGGGAAATCGTATGTAGCAATCGCTGAAGTCAAAAATTTCGATGGGGCAAGTATGTTTATTAATCTCCCCGGAGTTGGGGCGGTGGGGAATCCAGTAAAGGATAACTCTAAATTTAACGTAACCTGGACTCGTTATACGGCACCAACGGATATAAAGCTAAATATTGACGTGGGGGTTTCAGGTACAGCCGTAGGTCAGTACGGTTACGCAGATGCAGTACGTCTCTATGAAGTCAGCACTACCGATTACGCTGCGCTTGCCAGTATGTCTCCGGAACAAGTAGGAACTAAATTTCCATATGTTAATAGTATTCAGCCTGTTCGAAATCCTTATGTAATTCGCTATGGAGAGAATTTATTGCCGCCATTCTACGAATGGGAGCACACAGGACACACTTTTCTAGAAACGTCTCCACATACGGCTACTGGTGAGTTAGTATCTGGTTCTATGGGAACTGATGCATACGCCGTGACTTACTTAAGTGTATTAGCAAATCAAGATTACACGATTAGTAACCCGGCAGCAAGTACGGGCAAAATTCGAGTGAGTATATATGATTCATATACAAGATTACAAGGTATGTTCATTAATCCGGGTGAGACTAAAACCATTAAAACTGTCTCAAGGGCCATAAAAATGGGTGTAAATCTTAGTGGTGTTACGCAGTATACAGAAGAGTTTGATGTGAATAAATGGACATGGACTACCGGGAATAAAGCGAGTTTTGCATATCCAACCATGACTCTTGGTAAGGTAGTAGAACCGTTGAAAACACGTGAAGATTGTATGCTCGCACTTCAAACGGATTTATACTCAGACCCGGTGACAGGTTTGAATGCTGACGAAGTGTTTGAAAAGAATGGCCAATATCACAAGATGACCAAGTGGCGCAAGATAATTTTGGATGAAAGTCTTCGTTACCGATCAATAGCATCATCGTCTGGTTACAAGATAGTTGGTTGTACTCTATCCGAACCAGTAGCAGCTTTTAACAGCTTGGTTGTTACGAAGTACAATGGTAATGTGCTTACTAAAAACGGAAATATGTCTGAATCTGATAACGCCTACTTCAGAATTACAGATTTATCAGACTTCAATGTATCTATTGCTAATGCAGATAGTGGATGGGGAGATTCATATACGCCGACAGCAGATGAGATCAAGGCTTATTTTATGGGATGGAAGATGTATCTTGGTAATCAAGGCGATGTAAGTAAGCCATACAATGGTGAAACAGTTGGCAAAGCTTGGTGTCCATTAGAATCGATATATATGTCAGGAAGTTCTGCGTCTCACTTTACGACCACATTGCCGGTTTCTCCTACAATAAGGTCAGCATATACAAGATATTCTGAATGGAAGCCATATCAACTGATATACCAACTGGGGACCCCAACTATCGAGCCGATCACGTCAGAGGGTCAATTGACTTTCAATGAGGGAGATAATCAGGTTGAAGTAGGTACAGGAATGATAATTAGAGAGAGTGCTAATCCAGTATATACTTCAGATGTGCATAAATCATATAACATTAATAACTATAATTTGTCAGCTAAATTAAATAGTAAGGTTAAAAAAATACTGTCCGTTTATAAAAATGATGTCAGAGATTACTGGGAGATCCTACGATTTAATCCGGAGTCAGAAGTTTATGGGTTAGAGTTAGCTTCCATGCCAGCCTCTCAATATGATCCATCGGCTTATTATACTGTAACATATCAGGTTCAGGATCAATTTTCACCAATATCGATTAACGGAACGATAGGAGTAAGTGAGAAATCTATTATAGAACAATTTATAAACGATTCTTCCAATATTTCAAGGCAGCTATCCGTAGTGGAAAGTAAAAATAACGAAATGGAATTACAGAAATATGCTGATAAAAACTATCTCAGAAAATCATCAGGTATCAGTGAAAATCAAGACTTAAATGGCTTTGTAGCTGAAGGAGAATATTATTGCCAATTTAATACGACAGCGGAAACTCTAAAAAATTGTCCTGTTGGAGTAGCTTTCAGTCTTAAGGTGAGTAAAAATGGAACGCAAAATAAAGAGTCCATCCCAGGAGTAACACAAACTTTAATAACATTTCTTCCAGTAGGATTTACGACATGGCAGCGAAATCTTTATGACATATGGGGCGCATGGGTACAAGTTCCATCTAGAGAAGAGTTTGAAAGTTTAAAGTCCTCTGTCAGTGATGGGAAATCGGCTATCGCTGCCGCCATTACTGGCAAGGGAGTAGCAGCTTCAGGCAGCGATACATACACACAATTGGCGACCAAGATCGGTCAGATCAGCACAGGTCCTAAATATGCGAAAGGGTCAGTATATGCAAGTGGGAGTGTTAACTTTATAAATTATAATGGTGCACAAGTTGCCTTCAATTCGATAACTGTGACGGGATTAAGTTTTCGACCAACCCGTATTATCATACGTCTCCCCAGCCAAGACGTTGCTAATACGCATATTCCGATTACTGTTTACAGTGCATCAACACGTAAAGCAACTCCAACTGTGGGAGGTGAAAACTATAATTTAGCAACTGTAGTAAACGGTGCATCAGGCTCAACAGGACATAATGTGCGGGTGTATGAGCGTACAGGTATCGCATCCTCGTACGCGAGTGTCGGAGATACGTCATTTATAATGCCTGTTCCAGTGCAGAACAATTTTGAATGGGAAGCGTTTGGAGTTTAA
- a CDS encoding holin family protein, whose protein sequence is MERWDTLWKWGIALMSSSVTYFFGGWSGVLGVLLVFVILDYLTGIAAAGMSGKLESNVGMFGIARKVFIFAMVSVAHLVDGVLGDGHLFRDAVAFFYIANELLSIIENGGKLGAPIPPVIRQAIEVFKGKAGEGAISNHLPFSPPPEDSERPINSPNGDTNSVEKKTENNSPTAEKND, encoded by the coding sequence ATGGAAAGATGGGATACCCTATGGAAATGGGGAATTGCACTCATGAGCAGCTCAGTAACCTACTTCTTCGGAGGTTGGTCAGGCGTACTCGGTGTACTACTCGTATTCGTCATCCTCGACTACCTAACCGGTATCGCGGCGGCAGGTATGAGTGGCAAGTTAGAAAGTAATGTCGGCATGTTCGGCATTGCGCGGAAGGTATTTATATTTGCAATGGTATCGGTGGCTCATCTGGTGGACGGTGTTCTGGGAGACGGACATTTGTTCAGGGATGCGGTCGCCTTTTTTTATATCGCAAATGAGTTATTGTCCATTATCGAAAACGGGGGTAAGTTGGGCGCTCCAATCCCGCCAGTGATTCGACAGGCAATTGAAGTGTTCAAGGGGAAGGCGGGAGAGGGTGCCATTTCGAATCATTTACCTTTTAGTCCCCCACCAGAAGACAGCGAGCGGCCAATTAATAGCCCTAATGGAGATACAAATTCAGTAGAAAAGAAAACGGAGAATAACAGTCCAACTGCTGAGAAAAATGATTAG
- a CDS encoding glycoside hydrolase family 25 protein, with the protein MQTRSSGNTQGIDVSRYQGNIDWAKVKASGMTFVFIKATEGQTYTDPNYQKNVTGALAAGMLVGTYHFFRATSTEAAKAEAAHYANTLNKVGGAKALQLPPVMDYENNPGNLSKAQMNTVAKAFLTELQRLTGVKPIIYTGNSFAGNFDTSLSSYDLWIARYSNTRVPDDQPAWKRWTFWQYTDSGKVNGISGNVDMNEFEGTAAQLRARYAAGTPKPPEPSNPTNPSNPNPPTEPPKGGEPMTTEEKAAFDALKSQVDKLQARQQMEVPVWAKAAVDAALAYDTKNPLFSIDNGASYDFYRFITVMHRRGLFKK; encoded by the coding sequence ATGCAAACGAGAAGTTCGGGCAACACACAGGGCATTGACGTCTCCCGATACCAGGGCAATATTGACTGGGCGAAAGTGAAGGCAAGTGGCATGACATTTGTATTCATCAAGGCAACCGAGGGGCAGACCTATACCGATCCAAATTATCAGAAAAATGTAACAGGTGCACTGGCGGCGGGCATGCTGGTTGGAACATACCATTTCTTCCGTGCGACATCCACCGAAGCAGCCAAAGCAGAAGCGGCGCATTATGCCAATACACTTAACAAAGTTGGAGGCGCCAAGGCGCTACAACTTCCACCCGTCATGGACTACGAGAACAACCCTGGCAACCTGAGCAAAGCGCAGATGAATACGGTTGCCAAAGCTTTTTTAACCGAACTACAACGCCTCACAGGTGTAAAACCGATCATATACACGGGCAATTCTTTTGCCGGGAATTTTGATACATCACTCAGCTCATACGATCTATGGATCGCACGTTACAGCAACACCCGTGTACCAGATGACCAGCCGGCATGGAAGCGTTGGACATTCTGGCAGTACACGGATTCGGGCAAGGTGAATGGCATTAGTGGCAACGTGGATATGAATGAATTCGAGGGAACAGCGGCACAGCTCAGAGCAAGATACGCAGCAGGCACTCCGAAACCTCCGGAGCCATCCAATCCAACAAATCCAAGTAATCCGAATCCACCAACCGAACCACCGAAAGGGGGCGAACCGATGACAACCGAAGAGAAAGCAGCGTTTGACGCGCTCAAATCCCAGGTCGATAAACTGCAGGCGCGTCAGCAAATGGAAGTTCCAGTATGGGCGAAAGCTGCTGTGGATGCAGCACTGGCATATGACACGAAAAATCCATTGTTCAGCATCGATAATGGGGCGAGTTATGATTTTTACCGTTTTATTACCGTGATGCATCGCAGAGGTTTATTTAAAAAGTGA